From a region of the Arvicanthis niloticus isolate mArvNil1 chromosome 6, mArvNil1.pat.X, whole genome shotgun sequence genome:
- the Ccng1 gene encoding cyclin-G1, which translates to MIEVLTTDSQKLLHQLNTLLEQESRCQPKVCGLKLIESAHDNGLRMTARLRDFEVKDLLSLTQFFGFDTETFSLAVNLLDRFLSKMKVQAKHLGCVGLSCFYLAVKSIEEERNVPLATDLIRISQYRFTVSDLMRMEKIVLEKVCWKVKATTAFQFLQLYYSLIQETLPFERRNDLNFERLEAQLKACHCRIIFSKAKPSVLALSIIALEIQALKYVELTEGVECIQKHSKISGRDLTFWQELVSKCLTEYSSNKCSKPNGQKLKWIVSGRTARQLKHSYYRITHLPTIPETIC; encoded by the exons ATGATAGAAGTACTGACAACTGACTCTCAGAAACTGCTACACCAGCTGAACACCCTGTTGGAACAGGAGTCTAGATGTCAGCCAAAGGTCTGCGGCTTGAAACTAATTGAGTCTGCCCATGATAATGGCCTCAGAATGACTGCAAGACTACGGGATTTTGAAGTGAAAGATCTACTTAGTCTAACTCAGTTCTTTGGCTTCgacacagagacattttccctAGCTGTGAATTTACTGGACAGATTCTTGTCTAAAATGAAG GTACAGGCGAAGCATCTTGGGTGTGTCGGACTGAGCTGCTTTTATTTGGCTGTGAAATCGATTGAAGAGGAGAGGAATGTTCCACTGGCGACGGACTTGATCCGAATAAGTCAGTATAGGTTCACAGTTTCAGACCTGATGAGAATGGAAAAGATtgtgttggagaaagtgtgctgGAAAGTCAAAGCTACTACCGCCTTTCAATTTCTGCAGCTGTATTACTCACTCATCCAAGAGACCTTGCCATTTGAGAG gagaaaCGATCTGAATTTTGAGAGACTGGAGGCCCAACTGAAGGCATGCCACTGCAGGATCATATTTTCTAAGGCAAAG CCTTCTGTGCTGGCACTGTCTATCATTGCTTTGGAGATACAAGCACTGAAGTATGTGGAGTTAACAGAAGGAGTAGAATGTATTCAGAAACATTCCAAG ATAAGTGGCCGAGATCTGACCTTCTGGCAAGAGCTTGTTTCCAAGTGTTTGACTGAATATTCATCAAACAAGTGCTCCAAACCAAACGGTCAGAAATTGAAATGGATCGTGTCTGGGCGCACGGCACGGCAACTGAAGCACAGTTATTACAGAATAACTCACCTCCCAACGATTCCTGAGACCATTTGTTAG